Proteins from a genomic interval of Candidatus Binataceae bacterium:
- a CDS encoding alpha/beta hydrolase: MLEASEQLEHLKLAAEVAGLEVPRFTLPEDYDVVVNRMRFHYLDWGAAGRHPILFLHGGGLNAHTWDLVCLALRGEYHCLALDQRGHGDSEWSPVGDYSLPSQVRDIEHFIEKLGLERPLVVGHSMGGFAAMAYAAKFARRMAGLVLVDIAPELNPSGTARIRDFLAQERELESVDAFVERAMAFNPLRNPALLRRSLLHNLRELPNGKWTWKHDPNRARPTPESMRARQAEIMNEVAHMTCPTLVLRGAKSDVLTDESVAGFARALPNGRWMRIEGAGHTVQGDNPRGLVEALRPFLREIKL, from the coding sequence ATGCTGGAAGCATCGGAACAACTCGAGCACCTGAAGCTGGCCGCCGAGGTCGCCGGGCTCGAAGTGCCGCGTTTCACCCTTCCCGAAGACTACGACGTCGTGGTCAACCGGATGCGTTTTCATTACCTCGACTGGGGCGCCGCCGGTCGCCACCCGATACTCTTCCTGCACGGCGGCGGGCTCAACGCGCATACCTGGGACCTCGTATGCCTCGCGCTGCGCGGCGAGTACCACTGTCTCGCCCTCGACCAGCGCGGCCATGGCGACAGCGAATGGTCGCCGGTCGGCGATTACAGCCTGCCGAGCCAGGTCCGCGACATCGAGCACTTCATCGAGAAGCTCGGGCTCGAACGCCCGCTGGTGGTCGGCCATTCGATGGGCGGATTTGCGGCGATGGCGTATGCGGCGAAGTTCGCGCGCCGCATGGCCGGGCTGGTGCTGGTCGATATCGCGCCCGAGCTGAACCCGAGCGGCACCGCGCGCATCCGCGACTTCCTTGCCCAGGAACGCGAGCTGGAGTCGGTTGACGCGTTCGTCGAGCGCGCGATGGCGTTCAATCCGCTCCGCAATCCGGCGCTGCTGCGCCGAAGCCTCCTGCACAACCTGCGCGAGCTGCCGAACGGCAAATGGACCTGGAAGCATGATCCCAATCGCGCGCGCCCGACGCCCGAGTCGATGCGCGCGCGCCAGGCGGAAATCATGAACGAGGTCGCGCACATGACCTGCCCGACGCTGGTGCTGCGCGGCGCGAAAAGCGACGTGCTGACCGACGAGAGCGTGGCGGGCTTTGCGCGCGCGCTACCCAACGGGCGCTGGATGCGAATCGAGGGCGCGGGGCACACGGTGCAGGGCGACAATCCGCGCGGCCTGGTCGAGGCGCTGCGTCCGTTTCTGCGCGAAATAAAGCTTTAG